From the genome of Trachemys scripta elegans isolate TJP31775 chromosome 2, CAS_Tse_1.0, whole genome shotgun sequence:
CGgcggtgctctgtccccctctagtggtggctaggccaCAGATAgaggttgatgagcctgctacagcagtggctaaggctacgtctacacttttGGCCATAGGTAGAGTCCAAATGCTACACACCACCTAGCACCGGCATAACCAGCAGTGTAGACAGTAAGACACGGTTTAGGTGAGTAGCATGCCCTATGCACCTGAACTCTAGGGCATATTCACCCGACACAGGTCTCTGCACGCCCAAGCAGCACCTCCCATGTAATGTTCTGccgcctccccctgccagagcctttcacggCAGCATGCAGCTACAGGCATAGTACCTGTACTCTTCACGCGGCTGTACATGTAGACGtgtaaacaattttttaaaaagctccagaggcgatcccggcaattacaggccagtaagcctaacttcagtaccaggcaaattggttgaaactagagTAAACAACAGAATTATCCGACAAACAGGTGAACGtggtttgttggggaagagtcaagatagcttttgtaaaggaaaatcatgcctcaccaatctattggaattctttgagCGGGGTCACCAAACATGTGGaccagggtgatccagtggatatagtgtacttagattttcagaaagcttttgacaagtcccttaccaaaggctcttaagcaaagtaagcagtcatgggataagagggaagatcctctcatggatcagtaactagttaaaagacagaaaacaaagggtaagaataaatggtcagttttcacaatggcgAGAGGAAAATAGTGgtgtcctgcaggggtctgtattgggatcagtcctattcaacatattcataagtgatctggaaaaaggggtaaacagtgaggtggcaaaatttgcaaacactacaaaattactcaaggtagttaagtccaaagcagattgcgaagagttacaaagggatctcaaaactgggtgactgggcaacaaaatggcagatgaaatttaatgctgataaaatgcaaagtaatgcacattggaaaacataatcccaaccatacataaaaaatgatgtatgaagaaagatcttggagtcatcatggagagttctctgaaaacatctgctcaatgagcagcggcagtcaaaaaaccgAACAGACTGGCAatgggaaaggaatagataagagaaaatatcagacagcctctatgtaaatccatggtatgctcacaccctgaatattgtgtgcagatctggtcacctcatctcaaaaaagatgtattagaattggaaaagaatcAGACAAGGGgaccaaaaatgattaggggtctgaaagagcttccatataaggagagattacaaagactgggacttttcagtttggaaaggaTATAACTAAgagggcatatgatagaggtctataaaatcctgactggtgtggagaaagtgaataaggaaatgttatttactccccataacacaagaactaggggtcacccaataaaatgaataggcagcaggtttaaaacaaacataaggatgtacttcctcacacaacgcagagtcaacctgtggaactcttttcccaaggatgttgtgaaggccaaacttgtaacagggttcaaaaaaagaactagataagttgatggaggacaggtccatcaatggctattagcccagatagtcagggatgcagcctCAGCCTCTGAgtctccctagcctctgtttgccagaagctgggaatgggcgacaggggatggatcacttgatgattccctgttctgttcattccctctggggcacttggcattggccactgtcggaagaccagatactgggttagatgaacctttggtctgacccagcgtgGCCGTTCTTAGCCTTAAACAGCTGAGTCTTTTAGCCCAAGCAGGAGAGAGGCTCATGTGTTGATAatatcccaggttcaatccccactgCTGGGGACTCACCCAGAGGCATAATGAATAGCTCATACATTTAAATCATTTCTCTTATGTCTTATGTATCCTCCAGCCTGCTGTATGATCCAAGCAAAGCTTTCCATGCTGTAGTCATGAGAATAACTCTAGTGCATTTGTTAAGGGGGAGGCACACGGCAATTGACTAGACCCCTTCTCCACTTTGGCAGTCAGCAAAGCTGGCCTTTGGAGTGACTCCCTGTCTCATGCAGCAGCTGGCTACAGATCATCAGCTGGCCAGATGTTGTGGCCCATGCAGGTATGCCGTGCTTCTGGAAACGGAGTCACATGCTGGGCGTGGCCGTCCTGCCATGCATTTTCTGGTGCATGATAAAGACCGACTCCACGGCGAAGGCTTTCTAGCAGTCGGCGCAGCGGAGGGGCGCGCGCCGGGCGTGGATCTGCTGGTGCTTGGTCAGCGTGGAGCGGCGGCCGAAGCGCTTGCCGCACCGTGTGCAGGGGAAAGGCTTCTCGCCGGTGTGGATGCGGAGGTGCTCGGTGAGGTGCGACTGCTTGCGGAAGCTGCGGGCGCAGCGGCTGCAGGGGTAGGGCCGCTCGCCCGTGTGGAAGCCGTAATGCTTGACGAAGTCGCACTTGAAGATGAAGTGTTTCTCGCACAGGGCGCACTGGTAGGGGCCGTTCTCCAGGTGCACCCGCCGGTGGACGCTGAGGTAGGAGCGCCGGCGGAACTGCTTGTGGCACAGGCTGCAGGAGAAGGGCTTCTCCGCTGTGTGGCTCGGCTGGTGCCTCTTCAAAGCCAGCGGGCTCCTGAAgctctgggggcagagagggcagGGGTAGGGCTTGGCCTTGGCAGGAGCGGGTGGATGCTCCGGCGCTCGCCCCAGGACGCTCGCCCCTGGGAATGGCCTCTCCTTGAAAGTGAGCGGTTGTGACCAGACCCCGTTCCCGTGGCCCTGGGGCCAACACGGCTCCTCTCCCCGGGGGTCGGTCTCGTGCTTGACGGTGCGAGTCTGTCTGCCAAAGCTCCGGTCGCCCACGCCAGGCGGACCCGGCCTCTCCCCGGTGTGAGACCTCTCGTGCCGCAGGGCATAGGCCCGGGTGCTGAAGCTCTTGTGGCACCTGCCGCAGGGGTAGGGCTTGGCCGCGGGGTGGCTGCGGGCGGGCAGCTTGTGGAGGAGGTCCCTGTCCTGGGCAGCGCGCAGGCCTGGCTGCATGTGGGTCTCCTGGTGCTTGTTGAGGGTGGAGCACCGGCTGAAGCTCTTGGGGCACAGGTGGCAAGGGAAAGGTTTCTCGCCGGTGTGCGTGCGCAGGTGGTCGCTGAGGTGGGAGCGCCGGCGGAACCACCGGCCGCACAAGCCGCAGGGGAAGGGCTTCTCGCCGCTGGGCGCCCGCTGGCGCCTGGCCAGGGCCTGCTGCCCGGTGAAGCTCTCGGGGCCCAGGGCGCAGGGGTAGGGCCGCTCCTCCAGGTGGGCATGCTCGTGCTTGGCGGCGTAGGAGCGCGTGCTGAAGCCCTTGCCGCAGACACCGCAAGAGAAGGGCTTCCCCCCGGCATGCATCCTCTTGTGCTGGGCCGCAGGCCCCAGCGTGCTGAAGGTCGCGTGGCCCCTCCCGCTTCGGTAGGCCTTGCGGGCCCGGCGCGGCTTCGGCGGGTCGTTCTGCCAGGCTGGCTCCCTGGGGCACTCGGCGTGTCTCCGGGGCTGCTCCTTGGCGTGGGTCTCCTGGTGCTTGTTGAGGGTGGAGCGTCGGCTGAAGCTCTTGGGGCAGAGGCTGCAGCGGAAGGGCTTCTCGCCCGTGTGCGTGCGCAGGTGCTCGTTGAGGTGCGAGCGCCGGCGGAAGCCATTGCCGCAGCGGTTGCAGCGGTACGGCCGCTCGCCGTTGTGCACTCGGCAGTGCCTCACCAGGTCCGAGCGGCGCAGGAAGTCTCTGTCGCACTTGGAGCACCACAGGAGCTGATCTCGCTGCTGCTCGCCGCCCGGGGACTCGCCCGGATAAGGCTCCTCCACTACGTGAACCTGGAGGTCATCCATTATCTCGGTCTTGCAGATGACAACACTCTGGTCTTCGCTGCCGCTGGACGGATCCGCTCCCGCACGAGTCCTCTGGCTGCCGGCGGCGCCCAGCCACGGGCTGTAGCTTTCATCGTACTTGGTGCATGGAGGAGCCTCTGCCTCTTCTCTGGGGGCGCTCTGGTACTGCTGAGCACTGAAACCCGTTCCAGAGCCGCCATCTTCAATCTCTTCCTTCACACAGCAGCGAGCCTCCTGCGGGGCGGGGCCGTCGGCCTGCTGCTGCCATCGCAAACTACCATCACGCCGCAAAGGACACTCGAGTGGAACTTCCACCTCCCCGAAGGGCTCTGGCTTGCACTTAGTGAGGACAGCGGGAGCTTTGCCATCGACGTCGCCGAGAGCAGCCTGGGGGGCCGTGTGCAGCTGACCACCCAAAGGTGACGCACTGCTCTCCGAGCCCCACGAAACGGGCCTTTCCTCCACAGACAAAGGGAGACGCTCAGGGATTTGGATTTCAACTTCATTGTCCTCCAGTTTCACCTTTCCACTTGCATTCAGGCATTCGGCAACTGGAAGGAAACAACACCTCTCTCATTAGGCACATGGAAGAGCGAAGCTCCCCCTGCATTTCTTGACTAGATTTCATTCTCTTCAGAATTCCTAGTCACATTAATCTGAAACTAAGCCATGCCCCTGAACTCCGAAAGAGCCCATGTGTGAACCAGGGAGCTagcaagagtaattaaccactggaacaatttaccaagtgtcatggtggattctccagtactaacaatttttaaatcaagataggatggttattttggggcagttccctggcctgtgtcTTACAGGAGGGCAGACTGGAGAGAAAGGCGATACTTCTCCAGCGTGGACACTACCACGTATTGTGCATGAGGTCACTAATCCCAACTTCCGTCCCGCCTATTGCAGGTCCTGGCTGTTTCGCTGACCACCACACTGAGCT
Proteins encoded in this window:
- the LOC117871857 gene encoding zinc finger protein 271-like; this translates as MSERVSGLQVPVSFADVSVCFTREEWEILAEWQKKLYWDVMRENYEMLISLADWGDMPKPALLLLTEEGGKPGAEEASAWEALAPVSMVAECLNASGKVKLEDNEVEIQIPERLPLSVEERPVSWGSESSASPLGGQLHTAPQAALGDVDGKAPAVLTKCKPEPFGEVEVPLECPLRRDGSLRWQQQADGPAPQEARCCVKEEIEDGGSGTGFSAQQYQSAPREEAEAPPCTKYDESYSPWLGAAGSQRTRAGADPSSGSEDQSVVICKTEIMDDLQVHVVEEPYPGESPGGEQQRDQLLWCSKCDRDFLRRSDLVRHCRVHNGERPYRCNRCGNGFRRRSHLNEHLRTHTGEKPFRCSLCPKSFSRRSTLNKHQETHAKEQPRRHAECPREPAWQNDPPKPRRARKAYRSGRGHATFSTLGPAAQHKRMHAGGKPFSCGVCGKGFSTRSYAAKHEHAHLEERPYPCALGPESFTGQQALARRQRAPSGEKPFPCGLCGRWFRRRSHLSDHLRTHTGEKPFPCHLCPKSFSRCSTLNKHQETHMQPGLRAAQDRDLLHKLPARSHPAAKPYPCGRCHKSFSTRAYALRHERSHTGERPGPPGVGDRSFGRQTRTVKHETDPRGEEPCWPQGHGNGVWSQPLTFKERPFPGASVLGRAPEHPPAPAKAKPYPCPLCPQSFRSPLALKRHQPSHTAEKPFSCSLCHKQFRRRSYLSVHRRVHLENGPYQCALCEKHFIFKCDFVKHYGFHTGERPYPCSRCARSFRKQSHLTEHLRIHTGEKPFPCTRCGKRFGRRSTLTKHQQIHARRAPLRCADC